The following proteins come from a genomic window of Aquipuribacter hungaricus:
- a CDS encoding DUF2469 domain-containing protein — translation MSAEDLEKYEADLELQLYREYRDVVGLFSYVVETERRFYLANGVQVTPRGADGEVWFEVHLTDAWVWDLYRPARFVKDVRVVTFKDVNVEEMAKSDLEVPKTGGFEG, via the coding sequence GTGAGCGCCGAGGACCTGGAGAAGTACGAGGCGGACCTGGAGCTGCAGCTCTACCGGGAGTACCGGGACGTGGTCGGCCTGTTCAGCTACGTGGTGGAGACCGAGCGCCGCTTCTACCTGGCCAACGGCGTCCAGGTCACCCCGCGCGGCGCCGACGGCGAGGTCTGGTTCGAGGTGCACCTCACCGACGCGTGGGTGTGGGACCTGTACCGGCCCGCCCGCTTCGTCAAGGACGTGCGGGTGGTGACGTTCAAGGACGTCAACGTCGAGGAGATGGCCAAGTCCGACCTCGAGGTCCCCAAGACCGGCGGCTTCGAGGGCTGA
- a CDS encoding GAF domain-containing protein, with protein sequence MHDAQTSGSDAAATRRRHGRWQEDGNGAGPEAGRDAGPDDAVLVRPLVEESWRRSRAAGVDPEHPVLDVDVDDATLSRLRRASPLTTALPLLERMLLDGADDAHVLAVSDAEGRLLHVRGDTQVRRRMESLGFTEGARWDEAHVGTNAPGTALALDTPVRILSGEHWATPVHRWSCSAAPVHDPVTGEVLGAVDLSGGDEVASSYALALVRAAAAAVEASLLPRAPAPRRRGEPVGAAGRGADPGGQVPGGRRAGQPVGGPGGAPAWLQVLGVDQPVLHVDGRAHPLTPRHAEILLVLAGHEAGVGGDALAESLSEQLLSPVTVRAEVSRLRSVLRRLLGAEAVGTRPYRLLVPLRSDADDVAAALARGAHRRALDLYGGPLLPASEAPVATRARHELQGRLRGSVLRAGSTDSLWRWASTQGRDDLEAWQRLLRELPYGSPRRAEVSAHLAALAAAG encoded by the coding sequence GTGCACGACGCGCAGACCAGCGGCAGCGACGCCGCTGCCACGCGCCGGCGGCACGGGCGCTGGCAGGAGGACGGCAACGGTGCCGGTCCTGAGGCGGGGCGTGACGCCGGACCTGATGACGCGGTGCTCGTCAGGCCGCTCGTCGAGGAGTCGTGGCGGCGCAGCAGGGCCGCGGGCGTCGACCCCGAGCACCCCGTCCTCGACGTCGACGTCGACGACGCCACGCTGTCCCGGCTGCGGCGGGCCAGCCCGCTGACCACGGCGCTCCCGCTGCTGGAGCGGATGCTGCTCGACGGTGCCGACGACGCGCACGTGCTCGCGGTGTCCGACGCCGAGGGCCGGCTGCTGCACGTGCGCGGCGACACCCAGGTGCGCCGCCGGATGGAGAGCCTCGGCTTCACCGAGGGCGCCCGCTGGGACGAGGCCCACGTCGGCACCAACGCGCCGGGCACGGCGCTGGCCCTGGACACCCCCGTCCGCATCCTGTCCGGGGAGCACTGGGCGACCCCGGTGCACCGCTGGTCCTGCTCGGCCGCCCCTGTCCACGACCCGGTGACCGGCGAGGTGCTGGGCGCCGTCGACCTGTCGGGCGGTGACGAGGTCGCCTCCTCCTACGCGCTGGCGCTGGTCCGCGCGGCCGCCGCGGCGGTGGAGGCCTCGCTCCTCCCGCGGGCCCCCGCACCCCGCCGGCGCGGCGAGCCCGTCGGTGCCGCGGGGCGGGGTGCCGACCCCGGGGGGCAGGTGCCGGGCGGCAGGCGGGCCGGGCAGCCGGTCGGGGGACCTGGTGGGGCACCGGCGTGGCTGCAGGTGCTCGGGGTCGACCAGCCGGTGCTGCACGTCGACGGGCGGGCGCACCCGCTGACGCCGCGGCACGCCGAGATCCTCCTCGTCCTGGCCGGGCACGAGGCCGGGGTCGGGGGCGACGCCCTCGCGGAGTCGCTCAGCGAGCAGCTGCTGTCGCCGGTCACCGTGCGCGCCGAGGTGTCACGGCTGCGGTCGGTCCTGCGCCGCCTGCTCGGTGCCGAGGCCGTCGGCACGCGGCCCTACCGGCTGCTCGTCCCGCTGCGCAGCGACGCCGACGACGTCGCCGCCGCCCTGGCCCGGGGGGCGCACCGGCGCGCGCTCGACCTGTACGGCGGCCCGCTGCTGCCGGCCTCCGAGGCCCCGGTCGCCACGCGCGCCCGGCACGAGCTGCAGGGCCGGCTGCGGGGCAGCGTGCTGCGCGCCGGCTCGACCGACAGCCTGTGGCGATGGGCGTCCACGCAGGGACGCGACGACCTCGAGGCGTGGCAGCGGCTGCTGCGCGAGCTGCCGTACGGGTCGCCCCGGCGGGCCGAGGTCTCCGCGCACCTGGCCGCCCTGGCCGCCGCGGGCTGA
- the adh gene encoding aldehyde dehydrogenase, giving the protein MTVYSAPGTDGAVASYDSRYENWIGGEWVAPVKGRYFENPSPVNGRTFTEVAQGTAEDVELALDAAHRAAPAWGRTSPAERAVILNKIADRMEENLERLAVLETWDNGKAVRETLAADLPLAVDHFRYFAGALRAQEGHLSQINEDTVAYHFKEPLGVVAQIIPWNFPILMATWKLAPALAAGNCVVLKPAEQTPASILEWVKIVGDLLPPGVLNIVNGFGVEAGKPLASSSRIAKVAFTGETTTGRLIMQYASQNLIPVTLELGGKSPNVFFEDVAAADDAFYDKCLEGFTMFALNQGEVCTCPSRGLVQASIYDKFLADATERTKHVQQGDPLDTSTMMGAQASNDQLEKILSYIEIGKAEGARVVTGGERADLGGDLSGGYYVTPTIFEGRNDMRIFQEEIFGPVIAVTSFRDYDHAMEIANDTLYGLGAGVWTRDITTAYRAGREIKAGRVWTNCYHDYPAHAAFGGYKSSGIGRENHLMMLDHYQQTKNMLVSYSPDKLGFF; this is encoded by the coding sequence ATGACGGTCTACTCCGCGCCCGGCACCGACGGCGCCGTCGCGAGCTACGACAGCCGGTACGAGAACTGGATCGGCGGCGAGTGGGTCGCCCCGGTCAAGGGCCGCTACTTCGAGAACCCCAGCCCCGTCAACGGCCGGACCTTCACCGAGGTCGCGCAGGGCACCGCCGAGGACGTCGAGCTGGCGCTGGACGCCGCCCACCGGGCCGCCCCCGCCTGGGGCCGGACGTCGCCGGCCGAGCGCGCGGTCATCCTCAACAAGATCGCCGACCGCATGGAGGAGAACCTCGAGCGGCTGGCGGTCCTCGAGACCTGGGACAACGGCAAGGCGGTCCGCGAGACCCTCGCCGCGGACCTGCCGCTGGCCGTCGACCACTTCCGCTACTTCGCCGGCGCGCTCCGGGCGCAGGAGGGCCACCTGTCGCAGATCAACGAGGACACGGTCGCCTACCACTTCAAGGAGCCGCTGGGCGTCGTCGCCCAGATCATCCCGTGGAACTTCCCCATCCTCATGGCCACGTGGAAGCTCGCCCCGGCACTGGCGGCCGGCAACTGCGTCGTGCTCAAGCCCGCCGAGCAGACCCCGGCCTCGATCCTCGAGTGGGTCAAGATCGTCGGCGACCTGCTGCCCCCGGGCGTCCTCAACATCGTCAACGGCTTCGGCGTCGAGGCCGGGAAGCCGCTGGCCAGCAGCAGCCGCATCGCCAAGGTCGCCTTCACCGGCGAGACCACGACCGGCCGGCTGATCATGCAGTACGCCAGCCAGAACCTCATCCCCGTCACCCTCGAGCTCGGCGGCAAGAGCCCCAACGTGTTCTTCGAGGACGTCGCCGCGGCCGACGACGCCTTCTACGACAAGTGCCTCGAGGGCTTCACGATGTTCGCGCTCAACCAGGGCGAGGTCTGCACCTGCCCCAGCCGCGGCCTCGTCCAGGCGTCGATCTACGACAAGTTCCTCGCCGACGCGACCGAGCGCACCAAGCACGTGCAGCAGGGCGACCCGCTGGACACCAGCACGATGATGGGTGCGCAGGCCAGCAACGACCAGCTCGAGAAGATCCTCAGCTACATCGAGATCGGCAAGGCCGAGGGTGCCCGCGTCGTCACCGGCGGCGAGCGCGCCGACCTGGGCGGCGACCTGTCCGGCGGCTACTACGTCACCCCGACGATCTTCGAGGGCCGCAACGACATGCGGATCTTCCAGGAGGAGATCTTCGGGCCGGTCATCGCGGTGACGTCCTTCCGCGACTACGACCACGCGATGGAGATCGCCAACGACACCCTCTACGGCCTCGGCGCCGGGGTGTGGACGCGCGACATCACCACCGCCTACCGCGCCGGCCGCGAGATCAAGGCCGGCCGGGTGTGGACGAACTGCTACCACGACTACCCGGCGCACGCGGCGTTCGGCGGCTACAAGTCCTCCGGCATCGGCCGCGAGAACCACCTGATGATGCTCGACCACTACCAGCAGACCAAGAACATGCTGGTCAGCTACTCGCCGGACAAGCTCGGCTTCTTCTGA
- a CDS encoding DUF779 domain-containing protein: MTTGPATALPPGTALPPGTTLPPGTTPAPTGDGPVTDVRRVDLTEAAAVVLRELTEDNGPLMFHQSGGCCDGSSPMCYPQGEFLTGDGDVRLGSVDIGSGPPVEVWMSRPQFAYWKHTHLTVDVVPGRGAGFSLEAPRGVRFLIRSRLFSDAESHWLEAHWAEGMG, encoded by the coding sequence ATGACGACCGGACCCGCCACCGCCCTGCCCCCCGGCACCGCCCTGCCCCCCGGCACCACCCTTCCCCCGGGCACCACGCCTGCGCCGACGGGCGACGGCCCGGTGACCGACGTGCGCCGCGTCGACCTCACCGAGGCGGCCGCCGTCGTCCTGCGCGAGCTGACCGAGGACAACGGGCCGCTGATGTTCCACCAGTCCGGCGGCTGCTGCGACGGCAGCTCGCCCATGTGCTACCCCCAGGGTGAGTTCCTCACCGGGGACGGCGACGTGCGGCTCGGCTCCGTCGACATCGGCTCCGGGCCGCCGGTCGAGGTGTGGATGTCACGACCGCAGTTCGCCTACTGGAAGCACACCCACCTCACCGTCGACGTGGTCCCCGGCCGGGGCGCCGGCTTCAGCCTCGAGGCGCCTCGCGGCGTCCGCTTCCTCATCCGGTCCCGGCTGTTCAGCGATGCCGAGAGCCACTGGCTCGAGGCGCACTGGGCCGAGGGGATGGGCTGA